From the genome of Anaerolineales bacterium, one region includes:
- a CDS encoding ubiquinol-cytochrome c reductase iron-sulfur subunit, translated as MAGAEETGGLSRRKFVTGMLAVLGGTITAVIGLPAVGYLVAPALKRSPTDVWVPLGPVESIPIDQPTLFTFSRAERIGWETTATSYGMYVLRSPDERYRVLSNVCTHLACRVVWKDDPQDYTCPCHDGHFAKDGHVLSGPPPRPLQAVEHKVEEGILYVHLVEA; from the coding sequence ATGGCAGGAGCGGAGGAAACGGGAGGTCTTAGCCGCCGCAAGTTCGTCACCGGCATGCTGGCTGTGCTGGGCGGCACGATCACCGCCGTAATCGGCCTGCCGGCCGTGGGCTACCTGGTGGCGCCCGCCCTCAAACGCAGCCCAACCGACGTCTGGGTGCCGCTCGGACCGGTCGAGAGTATCCCCATCGACCAGCCAACGCTGTTCACCTTCTCCCGCGCCGAACGCATCGGCTGGGAGACGACCGCCACCAGCTACGGCATGTACGTCTTGCGCAGCCCGGATGAGCGCTACCGGGTGCTGTCGAACGTGTGCACCCACCTGGCCTGCCGCGTCGTCTGGAAGGATGACCCGCAGGACTACACCTGCCCCTGTCACGATGGACACTTCGCCAAGGACGGCCACGTGCTCTCTGGGCCTCCGCCGCGCCCGCTGCAGGCAGTGGAGCACAAGGTCGAAGAGGGAATCCTGTACGTTCACCTGGTGGAGGCCTAG